In Methylomonas sp. MK1, the following are encoded in one genomic region:
- the lptF gene encoding LPS export ABC transporter permease LptF, protein MSIERGLPSAGRPFRLLTVLDKMIIKELFQTVTAVLVVLVVIIVSRKFIKVLAQAIEGNIANDTVMTLLGLKIIIATTTFLPAALFMAVLMVLGRMYREQEMAAISSAGGSVFTIYRAIFMLVVPLSLAGMALSMLASPWAEAKTEQLMHQDKQNADIRGIAAGRFSEYSDGELIFYTENVDDEGRMHKVFVQNKQGDKTGVVNAEYGWLKNLPGGLYLVLENGERIQGVPGNKDFTIEAFKEYAVLIEKKVTILNLGREAAATENLWLSPELRDVAELQDRFSTPLGVILLAFLAVPLAKLSPRGGIYGSMLVAFGIYFVYGNLQRVNHSWVISGALPSWLGYFWVDALLLVLGLLMLMRLYGWQWLSQSLKEKLA, encoded by the coding sequence TTGAGCATTGAGCGAGGATTACCCAGCGCGGGCCGGCCTTTCCGGCTGTTGACGGTGCTGGATAAAATGATAATCAAGGAGCTGTTTCAGACAGTCACCGCCGTATTGGTGGTATTGGTGGTGATCATCGTCAGCCGCAAATTTATCAAGGTGTTGGCGCAAGCTATCGAGGGCAATATCGCCAACGATACGGTGATGACCTTATTGGGTTTGAAAATCATCATCGCCACTACCACCTTCTTGCCGGCCGCGCTGTTCATGGCAGTGTTAATGGTGTTGGGCCGCATGTATCGCGAGCAGGAGATGGCGGCGATTTCGTCGGCCGGCGGCAGCGTGTTTACCATTTACCGGGCGATATTTATGCTGGTTGTGCCCTTAAGTCTGGCGGGTATGGCGCTATCGATGCTGGCTTCGCCGTGGGCGGAGGCCAAAACTGAGCAGTTGATGCATCAGGATAAACAAAATGCCGATATTCGCGGCATCGCCGCCGGCCGCTTCAGCGAGTACAGCGACGGCGAGTTGATTTTTTACACCGAAAACGTCGACGACGAAGGCCGGATGCATAAGGTGTTTGTGCAAAACAAACAAGGCGACAAAACCGGCGTGGTGAATGCCGAATACGGCTGGTTGAAAAATCTGCCCGGCGGTTTGTATCTGGTGTTGGAAAATGGCGAGCGAATTCAAGGGGTTCCCGGTAACAAGGATTTCACCATTGAGGCGTTTAAAGAATATGCCGTGTTGATCGAAAAAAAGGTCACCATTTTGAATTTGGGGCGCGAGGCCGCTGCCACCGAGAATTTATGGCTGTCGCCGGAATTGCGGGATGTCGCCGAATTGCAAGACCGTTTCAGCACACCGTTGGGGGTCATTTTATTGGCTTTTCTGGCGGTGCCCTTGGCCAAGCTGTCGCCGCGCGGCGGCATATACGGCAGTATGCTGGTGGCTTTTGGGATTTATTTCGTTTACGGCAATTTGCAACGGGTCAATCACAGTTGGGTGATCAGCGGGGCGTTACCGTCCTGGCTGGGATATTTCTGGGTGGATGCTTTATTACTGGTATTGGGTTTATTGATGTTGATGCGCTTGTATGGCTGGCAATGGTTGTCGCAAAGTCTTAAGGAGAAGCTGGCATGA
- a CDS encoding leucyl aminopeptidase, with amino-acid sequence MDYSIESSPLDKLQSDCLLVGIYENQQLSPAAIQLDSLFGGLLTKLIGRGDIKGKNAETLLINNLPDGNIARIVLLGFGERGKVTRKQYRKALAAAIKTVKDSKVSAASTALLDIDVNGADSQWKARQVVEVFNDGLYQYSATKKVDDKNPLQRLAVVADDSQKALAETGLQQGIAIAKGMELAKHLADLPGNICTPTHLAEQALALAGEHDKLNCEILEESDMEALGMGSFLSVSRGSRQPAKLICLDYQGGDSNAKPIVLIGKGLTFDAGGISLKPGLGMDEMKYDMCGGASVLGLIRMATTLNLKLNIVGLIPASENLPDGAANKPGDIWTSMSGKTIEILNTDAEGRLILCDTLTYAKKYNPDVVIDMATLTGAVIVALGRVPSGLFGNDDKLCNDLLSAGDTACDLVWRMPIWEEYQEQLKSNFADLANIGGPDGGSITAAVFLSKFAEEFRWAHIDIAGTAWRTGANKGATGRPVPLVAQYLLNRATV; translated from the coding sequence ATGGACTATTCTATAGAAAGCTCACCCTTAGACAAACTGCAAAGCGACTGTCTGCTGGTCGGAATCTACGAAAATCAACAACTCAGCCCGGCGGCAATCCAGCTGGACAGCCTATTCGGCGGCTTGCTGACTAAATTAATCGGCCGCGGCGACATCAAGGGCAAAAACGCCGAAACCCTGCTGATTAATAACCTGCCCGACGGCAATATCGCCCGCATCGTGTTGCTCGGCTTCGGGGAGCGCGGCAAAGTCACCCGCAAGCAATACCGTAAAGCCTTGGCCGCAGCCATCAAAACCGTCAAGGATAGCAAAGTCAGCGCCGCCAGCACCGCTCTGCTGGATATAGACGTCAACGGCGCGGACAGCCAATGGAAAGCCCGCCAAGTCGTCGAGGTATTTAACGACGGCTTGTACCAATACAGCGCCACCAAAAAAGTCGACGACAAAAACCCGCTGCAACGCTTAGCCGTCGTTGCCGACGACAGCCAAAAAGCCTTGGCCGAAACCGGTCTGCAACAAGGCATCGCTATTGCTAAAGGCATGGAATTGGCCAAACACTTGGCCGATCTGCCCGGCAATATCTGCACGCCCACGCATCTGGCCGAACAAGCCTTGGCTCTGGCCGGTGAACACGACAAACTGAATTGCGAGATTTTGGAAGAAAGCGACATGGAAGCGCTGGGCATGGGCTCGTTCTTGTCCGTATCGCGCGGCAGTCGCCAGCCGGCCAAATTGATTTGCCTGGATTACCAAGGCGGCGACAGCAACGCCAAGCCCATCGTCTTGATCGGCAAAGGCCTGACGTTCGACGCCGGCGGCATTTCCTTGAAGCCGGGTCTGGGCATGGACGAAATGAAATACGATATGTGCGGCGGGGCTAGCGTGTTAGGACTGATACGCATGGCTACAACATTAAATCTGAAACTGAACATCGTTGGTCTGATTCCGGCCTCGGAAAACCTGCCGGATGGCGCAGCCAACAAACCCGGCGACATCTGGACCAGCATGTCCGGCAAAACCATCGAAATCTTGAACACCGACGCCGAAGGCCGCTTGATTTTGTGCGACACGCTAACCTACGCCAAAAAATACAACCCCGACGTAGTGATCGACATGGCAACCTTGACCGGCGCCGTTATCGTCGCCTTGGGCCGGGTACCGAGCGGTTTGTTTGGCAACGACGACAAACTGTGCAACGATTTACTTAGCGCCGGCGATACCGCCTGCGACTTGGTTTGGCGCATGCCGATCTGGGAAGAATACCAGGAGCAATTAAAATCCAATTTCGCCGACCTGGCCAACATCGGCGGCCCGGACGGCGGCAGCATCACGGCGGCGGTGTTTTTATCCAAATTTGCCGAAGAATTCCGCTGGGCGCATATCGATATCGCTGGTACCGCTTGGCGCACCGGCGCCAATAAGGGCGCAACCGGCCGGCCGGTGCCCTTGGTTGCGCAATACCTGTTGAATCGCGCTACGGTTTAA
- a CDS encoding DNA polymerase III subunit chi, producing MTEPSHSPALPEVSFYVLATHDQQQRQDFACKLIEKIYRSGHFPYVMTDSVEQAEQIDKALWTFRAGSFIPHQIYRGEIPAFASTILIGGENIPDGWHKIVVNLSSLYPPTAAPTERILEILDNSEECKQAGRQRYRHYQQAQLAIATHKM from the coding sequence ATGACCGAACCCAGTCATTCGCCAGCCCTCCCCGAAGTCAGCTTCTACGTGCTGGCGACGCACGACCAACAGCAACGCCAGGATTTTGCCTGCAAACTGATCGAGAAAATCTACCGCAGCGGCCACTTTCCCTATGTTATGACCGACTCGGTGGAACAAGCCGAGCAAATCGATAAAGCGCTGTGGACGTTTCGGGCCGGCAGTTTTATTCCCCACCAAATCTATCGCGGTGAAATCCCGGCATTTGCCAGCACCATTCTGATTGGCGGTGAAAACATCCCGGACGGTTGGCATAAAATCGTCGTCAACCTGTCGAGTCTTTACCCGCCGACCGCGGCCCCGACCGAACGCATTCTGGAAATACTGGATAACAGTGAAGAGTGTAAGCAGGCCGGCCGCCAGCGTTACCGGCATTACCAGCAAGCCCAACTGGCCATCGCTACCCACAAAATGTAA
- a CDS encoding efflux RND transporter periplasmic adaptor subunit produces MKSKTLIVAALLIAIAALFFYSRRPQPVDVEVYTLAEGEMRATVANTRVGTVKACRRAYLAPATGGQVASLLVKEGDKVKQGQVLLEVWNQDLKAQVVLQKAQINASRASAEQACQLAGGAEREAARMTELQKHKNVVSVEQVDKSVTGGKSQRAGCKAALQAIEVAEAQLGVAEAAVQRTLVKAPFDGTVAEVNAELGEFVTPSPPGIPTLPPIDLLDVSCLTVSAPIDEVDAASIKTGMTACVSLDAFPDKRCSGIVTRVAPYVLEKEKQARTVEVEVTLRDPKDLAELLPGYSADIEVLLSQKDRTLRLPAEAILDNHRVLLIDKDNVLHEQSFQPGLSNWSFTEVLSGLKAGDQVVTSVGKEGVAAGVTVRVKP; encoded by the coding sequence ATGAAAAGTAAAACGCTGATTGTTGCCGCCTTGCTTATAGCCATCGCCGCACTATTTTTCTACAGCCGCCGCCCGCAACCGGTTGATGTGGAGGTTTATACCCTTGCGGAAGGCGAGATGCGGGCAACGGTGGCGAATACGCGGGTGGGGACGGTGAAAGCCTGTCGGCGTGCTTATCTGGCGCCGGCTACGGGCGGGCAAGTGGCGAGTTTGTTGGTTAAGGAAGGCGACAAGGTTAAGCAGGGGCAGGTGTTGCTGGAAGTGTGGAATCAGGATTTGAAAGCTCAAGTGGTTTTGCAAAAAGCCCAAATCAATGCCAGCCGGGCCAGTGCCGAACAGGCTTGCCAGTTGGCAGGCGGCGCGGAGCGGGAAGCGGCGCGGATGACCGAATTGCAGAAACACAAAAATGTGGTTTCGGTAGAGCAGGTTGATAAGTCGGTGACTGGTGGCAAATCGCAACGCGCCGGGTGCAAGGCAGCGCTGCAAGCCATTGAAGTGGCTGAGGCGCAATTGGGCGTCGCCGAGGCGGCTGTACAGCGCACTTTGGTTAAAGCGCCGTTCGATGGCACAGTGGCGGAGGTGAATGCCGAATTGGGCGAGTTCGTCACGCCATCGCCGCCGGGGATTCCGACCTTGCCGCCTATCGATTTGCTGGATGTTAGTTGTCTGACTGTCTCGGCGCCTATCGATGAAGTCGATGCGGCCAGTATCAAGACCGGCATGACTGCTTGTGTGTCGCTGGATGCGTTTCCGGATAAGCGCTGTTCCGGCATCGTCACCCGGGTCGCGCCCTATGTGCTGGAAAAAGAAAAACAGGCGCGCACGGTGGAAGTGGAAGTGACTTTGCGCGATCCCAAAGATCTGGCGGAGTTGTTGCCGGGTTACAGTGCCGACATCGAAGTGTTACTTAGTCAAAAAGACCGCACGCTGCGTTTGCCTGCCGAGGCGATTCTGGACAATCACCGCGTGTTGTTGATAGACAAAGATAATGTGCTGCATGAACAAAGCTTCCAGCCCGGCCTGTCTAACTGGAGTTTCACCGAAGTACTGTCCGGGCTAAAGGCGGGCGACCAAGTCGTGACATCGGTTGGTAAGGAAGGTGTGGCAGCCGGCGTCACGGTCCGCGTCAAGCCATGA
- a CDS encoding ABC transporter ATP-binding protein codes for MIQLSGIHREFQVGEQTVQALNGIDLSIGPGEYVSVMGPSGSGKSTLLNIVALLDQPSSGQYLLNGTDVTRQSDDELARIRRDNIGFVFQFFHLIPRLTAAENIEMPMILAGVDSKQRKQRVLEALASVNLLDRAEHKPNQLSGGQLQRIAIARAMIMQPGILLADEPTGNLDSKSGQDIIELLENLNRQGVTLIIITHDQNIGGRAKRQLRIVDGLLADRSV; via the coding sequence ATGATTCAACTCAGCGGCATTCACCGGGAATTTCAGGTGGGCGAGCAGACCGTACAGGCCTTGAACGGTATAGACCTGTCTATCGGTCCCGGCGAATATGTGTCGGTGATGGGGCCGTCCGGATCAGGTAAATCGACGCTGTTAAACATTGTCGCACTGCTTGACCAGCCCTCGTCGGGCCAATACTTACTAAACGGCACCGATGTCACCCGGCAAAGTGACGACGAGCTGGCGCGGATTCGCCGCGACAATATCGGCTTCGTGTTTCAATTTTTTCATTTGATCCCCAGGCTCACCGCAGCGGAAAACATCGAAATGCCGATGATTTTGGCCGGGGTCGATAGCAAGCAGCGCAAGCAACGCGTGCTAGAGGCGTTGGCCTCGGTTAATTTACTGGATCGGGCAGAGCATAAGCCCAATCAATTGTCCGGCGGCCAGTTGCAACGTATAGCCATCGCCAGGGCAATGATCATGCAGCCCGGTATCCTGCTGGCCGATGAGCCGACCGGTAATCTGGACAGCAAATCAGGTCAGGACATTATCGAGTTGTTGGAAAATCTGAATCGGCAAGGCGTGACTTTGATCATCATCACTCACGATCAAAATATCGGTGGCAGGGCTAAGCGGCAATTGCGAATTGTCGATGGACTTTTGGCAGATCGCTCGGTTTAG
- a CDS encoding DMT family transporter has translation MPAATNQPQSIQKPKPILPPSNSRLGLIYMLVACVLFSVMNAGAYAIGLLDPGLPPSMISFIRILANLLILIIPALIGGRLIGLFGDARPSLWLRGLFGSTALMLSFSAIARIGPGESAFLTASSGVFVMLLGPLVLGQKNSLLVWLAIIGSFCGVSLLFDLHNSHNLFGQAMALLAGLLSALAYLMVARAGRSNTPQTVIFYFCLVGLVLHGFYFARFGYRLPGSPQSWGLLLLVGLSGSGAQHYMTRAYQAAPAALVSSIGYLAPVLSLAWSVVLFEQIPGQTALVGAALILVFGVMLPFLR, from the coding sequence GTGCCCGCCGCCACTAATCAGCCGCAATCTATTCAAAAACCCAAACCTATCTTGCCGCCGTCTAACAGCCGCCTCGGCCTAATCTACATGCTGGTCGCTTGTGTGTTGTTTTCGGTTATGAACGCCGGCGCATATGCGATTGGCCTACTCGATCCCGGCTTGCCGCCCAGCATGATCAGCTTTATCCGCATCCTGGCCAATTTATTGATCCTGATAATCCCGGCGCTGATCGGCGGCCGACTGATCGGTCTGTTCGGCGACGCCCGCCCTTCGCTGTGGTTGCGCGGCTTGTTCGGTAGCACAGCCTTGATGCTGTCATTCTCCGCCATCGCCCGCATCGGTCCCGGCGAAAGCGCTTTTCTGACCGCCAGCAGCGGTGTGTTCGTGATGCTGTTAGGGCCACTGGTTCTGGGCCAAAAAAACTCGCTGCTGGTTTGGCTGGCGATTATTGGATCGTTTTGCGGAGTATCTTTGCTATTTGACCTGCACAATAGCCATAACCTGTTTGGTCAAGCCATGGCGTTGCTGGCCGGCCTGCTGTCGGCGCTGGCGTATTTGATGGTGGCGCGCGCCGGGCGCAGTAATACGCCGCAAACGGTGATTTTCTATTTTTGCCTCGTCGGCTTGGTGTTACACGGCTTTTATTTTGCGCGCTTTGGCTATCGCCTGCCGGGCTCGCCGCAAAGCTGGGGCTTATTACTCTTGGTAGGTCTGTCGGGCAGCGGCGCGCAACATTACATGACCCGGGCTTATCAAGCGGCGCCCGCGGCCTTGGTCAGCTCCATCGGTTATTTGGCCCCGGTATTAAGCCTGGCCTGGAGCGTCGTGCTGTTCGAACAAATTCCCGGCCAAACCGCCCTGGTCGGAGCCGCGCTGATTTTAGTGTTTGGCGTGATGTTGCCGTTTTTACGTTAA
- a CDS encoding helix-turn-helix transcriptional regulator has protein sequence MTKKTAGRWRIKNDELHSQQQGNCLTEYLPHEMGKGHSTLFPLDQDLNYIETHYQPSQDLAILTRMDQHNPRLVVTLGMQGQSRFVDAQGREITFNEGYTSITAFSSSIGERQYQANNPMAQVRFSMSKSWLTRYFGENTATRFFNKNGISLISYKPISNAALIATRQLLNCDPDNPVKHLFMHGQAMSILAAEMGHLWQDNQKSSPVFSQKDKAIAQAARSILLNEYKNPPSVAELSKRVGTNQFKLKQLFHHFFNTTPYGLLLEIRMKTAYQLLESSRCQIDIAAAHVGYNHASNFSSAFSKYFGISPGNIAKNHTSKP, from the coding sequence ATGACGAAAAAAACGGCGGGACGCTGGCGCATCAAAAACGACGAATTGCATTCCCAACAGCAAGGCAATTGCCTGACTGAGTATCTACCGCATGAAATGGGCAAAGGCCACTCGACTCTGTTTCCCCTAGATCAGGACCTGAACTATATCGAAACCCATTATCAGCCCAGTCAGGATTTAGCTATCCTGACCCGGATGGATCAGCATAACCCTCGTCTGGTCGTGACGTTGGGCATGCAAGGGCAGTCGCGATTCGTCGATGCGCAAGGCCGCGAAATTACTTTTAATGAAGGCTATACGTCGATAACTGCATTTAGCTCCAGTATTGGCGAGCGCCAATATCAAGCCAATAATCCGATGGCTCAAGTGCGATTTTCGATGAGTAAATCCTGGTTAACTAGATATTTCGGCGAAAATACCGCAACGCGATTTTTTAATAAGAATGGTATTAGTTTAATAAGCTATAAACCGATTTCGAACGCGGCATTAATTGCCACGCGACAGTTATTAAATTGCGATCCGGACAATCCGGTAAAACATCTGTTTATGCACGGCCAAGCCATGTCGATATTAGCCGCCGAAATGGGGCATCTATGGCAAGACAATCAGAAGAGCTCGCCGGTATTTTCGCAAAAAGACAAGGCCATAGCCCAAGCCGCGCGTAGTATTCTATTAAATGAATATAAAAACCCGCCGTCTGTTGCGGAATTATCAAAACGTGTCGGCACTAATCAATTTAAATTAAAGCAATTGTTTCATCACTTTTTTAATACTACGCCGTATGGCTTATTATTAGAGATTCGAATGAAAACCGCATATCAGTTATTGGAATCCAGCCGTTGCCAAATCGACATTGCCGCCGCCCACGTCGGATACAATCACGCCAGCAATTTCAGCAGCGCTTTTAGCAAATATTTCGGAATATCCCCCGGCAATATTGCCAAAAACCACACATCCAAACCTTAA
- a CDS encoding TonB-dependent receptor, which yields MKYALLPLLNLPKPFLVSLALLQASAAVMAEEKTDELDSTEVVASPIIEENHVDEFSGVSAVVTEEQIRDQNALDLASVLKRTPGVQISRYNPVGAFGGDQGGAVSIRGQGSGRPGSEIKTYIDDIPMYMATWNHPLLDLLPINGMQSITVYKGPQPHINGNNFGSINLQTKTAVEDGLHGSGRLSGGFFGTIAEQADVQGKYGDFDFSLAQGYAKSDGHRQNGYGELRNVMGKAGYQLNPQWRSDVTFLYADNRAGDPGQYGVTPPIGEYDTVAGMVAASVSHEHGDWQGKFTLYHNGGDGNWLSQNTYFTGFADNRSNLLSQYSMDGFRWKEQFSPWQGGTLLAGIDNEWLNGKVTNLGTQTGNQVYQFATPTFRLTSPYVALNHDVVLNKDWVMVPSIGVRFYDHSHYQSKASPHAGLSFVSEDLTVFGNVSNGVNYPGIDAAANSGALSNVPLNMFSGGFLPNFSADGWQNLSPENVDHAEVGLKASPFKSTKIDLSFFIDNVKNRYVFDLTRGAYLNYGSYWMRGLEASVKQELIADWSMFAGLTLLNPSIPNLPYTPEQAVTAGINGPIGPLRFSFDLQYQSRTWALNRARNVGEVNNQRVEAFTVANTRLAYPIAELGKKGEVFVSVENLFDKRYVYRPGYQMPGIWGQIGIAASF from the coding sequence ATGAAATACGCCTTGCTGCCCCTACTGAATTTACCCAAGCCCTTTTTGGTTTCCTTGGCGCTACTACAAGCCAGTGCCGCCGTGATGGCGGAGGAAAAGACTGACGAGCTCGATTCCACCGAGGTAGTCGCCAGTCCCATTATCGAAGAAAACCATGTGGACGAGTTCTCCGGCGTGTCCGCAGTCGTGACCGAAGAGCAAATCCGCGATCAGAATGCGCTGGATTTGGCATCCGTATTGAAAAGAACCCCCGGTGTGCAAATCTCGCGCTATAACCCGGTCGGCGCGTTCGGCGGCGACCAGGGCGGCGCAGTTTCGATTCGCGGTCAGGGCTCTGGCCGTCCGGGTAGCGAGATTAAAACCTATATCGACGATATTCCTATGTATATGGCCACCTGGAACCATCCTTTGTTGGATTTGTTGCCCATCAATGGCATGCAATCGATTACGGTGTACAAGGGTCCGCAACCGCATATCAACGGCAACAATTTCGGCTCGATCAACCTGCAAACCAAAACTGCGGTCGAGGATGGCCTGCACGGTAGCGGTCGCTTGTCCGGCGGCTTTTTCGGTACGATTGCCGAGCAAGCGGATGTGCAAGGTAAATACGGCGATTTCGATTTTTCCTTGGCGCAAGGCTATGCCAAATCGGACGGTCATCGCCAAAATGGCTATGGCGAATTGCGCAATGTGATGGGAAAAGCCGGCTACCAGCTAAATCCGCAATGGCGCTCGGATGTGACGTTTCTTTACGCGGATAACAGAGCCGGCGATCCCGGACAATACGGAGTAACGCCGCCTATCGGCGAGTACGATACGGTTGCCGGCATGGTCGCCGCCAGTGTCAGTCATGAGCACGGCGATTGGCAGGGCAAATTTACCCTTTACCATAACGGCGGCGACGGTAACTGGTTGAGTCAAAATACTTACTTCACCGGTTTTGCCGACAACCGCTCGAATCTGCTCAGCCAATACAGCATGGACGGCTTTCGCTGGAAAGAACAGTTTTCGCCGTGGCAGGGCGGCACCTTACTAGCCGGTATCGACAATGAATGGCTGAACGGTAAAGTGACTAACCTGGGCACGCAAACCGGTAACCAAGTCTATCAATTTGCCACCCCCACTTTCAGGCTCACCAGTCCTTATGTGGCGTTGAATCACGATGTGGTGTTGAATAAAGACTGGGTGATGGTACCGTCTATCGGCGTACGTTTTTACGATCACAGCCACTACCAGTCCAAAGCCTCGCCGCATGCCGGTTTGTCATTTGTCTCCGAAGATTTAACCGTGTTCGGTAACGTCTCCAATGGTGTCAATTACCCGGGCATTGACGCGGCGGCTAACTCTGGGGCCTTGTCGAATGTGCCGTTAAATATGTTTTCCGGCGGCTTTTTACCGAATTTTTCAGCCGACGGCTGGCAAAACTTGTCGCCTGAAAACGTCGATCATGCTGAAGTGGGTTTGAAAGCCTCGCCGTTCAAAAGCACAAAAATCGATTTGAGCTTTTTCATCGATAATGTCAAGAACCGCTACGTATTCGATTTAACCCGGGGTGCGTATCTCAATTACGGCTCGTACTGGATGCGCGGCTTGGAAGCTTCTGTAAAACAAGAGCTGATCGCGGACTGGAGCATGTTTGCCGGATTGACTTTGCTCAACCCCAGCATCCCGAATTTGCCCTACACCCCGGAACAAGCGGTAACTGCCGGCATCAACGGCCCCATCGGTCCGCTGCGCTTTTCATTCGACCTGCAATACCAATCAAGAACCTGGGCGTTGAACAGAGCCCGGAATGTCGGCGAAGTGAATAACCAGCGTGTCGAAGCCTTTACCGTGGCAAACACCCGGCTGGCCTATCCTATTGCCGAGTTAGGCAAAAAAGGCGAAGTCTTTGTTAGCGTGGAAAACTTGTTCGACAAACGCTACGTCTATCGCCCAGGTTATCAAATGCCGGGCATTTGGGGACAAATCGGTATTGCCGCTAGCTTCTAG
- a CDS encoding amidohydrolase family protein: MKSQSSFNRCLQLLSALVLTLPGSVAFAQDQPLLIAAARVFDGYTLRNDAAVLISEGKVARIDDREAFNDSDAPRLDLGDATLLPGFIELHAHLSYQHVPADTVLRHGITTVRDVGGPLHQPYGGDGSLRLMTSGPIITAPAGYPIPNLGESDIALPVADAEQARQAVRKLVSGGAMLIKVALEPGGEAGAPWSGGHAHAQSQHSHTNTHDKPHSWPMLSPVVLAAIVDEAHLLGRRVAAHLAESKGAQLALDAGIAEWAHAPCDTLPDAQLQRAVAQQVRIVSTIDTLSKCPGVSSNVRRLAELGAEFLYGAEIAHPDIPWGIDGQELLYLQHLAGMTPLDVIRTATSKAGQYLNIPLLGTLLPGAPADLIAVKGDPTQKIKLLEYPDLVMSGGKLIINYFGN, encoded by the coding sequence ATGAAATCTCAATCTAGTTTCAACCGCTGCCTCCAATTGCTTTCCGCGCTGGTGCTGACCTTGCCGGGCAGCGTCGCCTTCGCCCAAGACCAACCGTTGCTCATCGCGGCAGCGCGGGTTTTCGATGGCTATACGCTCCGAAACGATGCAGCGGTGCTGATCAGCGAAGGCAAGGTTGCCAGGATAGACGACCGGGAAGCCTTTAACGATAGCGATGCGCCCCGGCTCGATCTCGGCGATGCAACCCTACTGCCCGGTTTTATCGAGTTGCACGCGCATTTAAGCTATCAACATGTCCCGGCCGATACCGTGTTGCGCCATGGCATCACCACGGTGCGCGATGTCGGCGGGCCGCTGCATCAACCCTATGGCGGCGACGGCAGTTTAAGGCTGATGACGTCCGGGCCGATTATCACCGCGCCGGCAGGCTATCCGATACCGAATCTGGGCGAATCCGATATTGCCTTGCCGGTAGCCGATGCAGAACAAGCGCGGCAAGCGGTGCGTAAACTGGTGAGCGGGGGGGCGATGCTGATCAAAGTGGCGTTGGAGCCGGGTGGCGAAGCAGGCGCGCCCTGGTCTGGCGGGCACGCTCACGCTCAATCCCAACACTCGCACACCAACACGCACGATAAGCCTCATAGCTGGCCGATGTTATCTCCGGTTGTGTTGGCGGCCATCGTTGACGAAGCGCATCTACTCGGTCGCCGGGTGGCGGCGCATCTTGCAGAGTCTAAAGGCGCACAATTGGCCTTGGATGCCGGCATCGCCGAATGGGCTCACGCGCCCTGCGACACATTGCCGGATGCGCAATTGCAGCGAGCCGTGGCACAGCAAGTCAGAATCGTCAGTACCATCGATACCCTGTCCAAATGCCCGGGCGTGAGCAGCAATGTCAGGCGCTTAGCCGAGTTAGGTGCGGAGTTTTTGTATGGCGCGGAAATCGCTCATCCCGACATTCCCTGGGGCATAGATGGCCAGGAATTGCTGTACCTGCAACATCTGGCGGGCATGACGCCGTTGGATGTGATACGGACCGCAACCTCCAAAGCCGGTCAGTATCTGAATATACCCTTGCTTGGCACCTTATTGCCGGGTGCGCCGGCCGATCTGATCGCGGTAAAAGGTGATCCGACGCAAAAGATTAAGTTGTTGGAATACCCTGATTTGGTGATGTCCGGCGGCAAGCTGATAATAAATTACTTCGGAAATTGA